In Candidatus Kryptoniota bacterium, the sequence GGAAATTACCACGATGTTCTGCTGAAACTTCTTGGTTCTCCGAACATCGCCGCGAAGAATTATGTCTTCGAACAATACGATTACATGGTGGGAACAAATACCGTCGTGCTGCCAGGCGAAGGCGACTCGTCTGTGATCCGCCTGGACAGGTGGGCCGGAACCGTAGAAGGCAAAAAACGCGGGCTGGCCTTCAAGACCGATTGCAGCGGGCGATATGTTTATCTCGATCCGAAAGCGGGTGCCGAACATGCCGTTACGGAGGCCGCGAGAAACGTGGCGTGCGTCGGCGCGAAACCAATAGCGATAACAAATTGTCTGAACTTCGGAAACCCGTACAAGCCGGACGTCTATTACCAGTTTGAGAAGGTGATCGAAGGGATCGCGAAGGCTTGCAGGGAATTTGACACGCCTGTGACGGGAGGAAATGTCAGCTTTTACAATGAGAGTCCCAACCGGACGGTGTATCCGACGCCTGTGATCGGCATGCTCGGAATAATTGATGACACGTCAAAAGCATTAAGGTCGCATTTCGTGAAGCCAGGTGATGTCATTGCCGTTGCAGGCGAATCAAGCGATGCAATGGGAGGAAGCGAATATCTCAGCCTGATCCATAATGTTGTCGCCGGAAAACTGCCGCAGGTGAATTACGATCTTGAAAAGAAGCTTCATAGATTTCTTCGGCAATCTGCCATGGCGGGTATCCTGAATTCGGCACATGATGTTTCCGAAGGAGGCCTAGCGGTCGCGCTCGCTGAATGTTGTATCAGTAATCCCGAGAGTTTGATTGGGGCGAAAACATCAATCCCGTCAACAATGAGAGAGGACTTCAATCTTTTTGGCGAGGGCGGTGGAAGAGTTGTTATTACATTTGATCCGAAGATGAGGGACTCGGTGGAAGTTGCTGCTTCCTCGGTGGGTCTGACTCTTAAGAGTATAGGCGTGGTCACCGGCGACCGGCTGCAGATCAACGATTCGGTCGACGCTCCCGTAACGGAGCTCGCCTCGACTTATTATGGTGTTCTCCCATCGAAGTTCGCTATCTCATTTGCGCTATAGCTTGAAAAATCTTTTCCAGTTTTCTTCGAAAATGCTCAAGCCGTTTGTGTCTTACCTGACAGCCGCGTCGCAGAGCGCGCGTTCCCACGAGATATTCTTCTACTCTTCAGCACTCTCCTTCCAGGTCGTTCTTTGCCTGATACCCACTGTGTTTCTCGTGATGTGGGCGCTCGGCACGTTCCTTTCACGCGAGACACTCCTGAAGCAGCTCGAAACAATCATAACGTTCGCGCTTCCTCAAAGGCCGCGCTCGGGCGACGATATCAAAGAGATGGTTCTCGACCGCGCAAGGGTATTTACACAGCACAGGAGACTTTTCGGAGTAGTAGGGTTCGTCGGATTCTTCTGGACGTCGCTCGCTCTCATAGGCACCCTGCGGAATACGATATTCCATGTCGTCGGCATCGATGTCAAACGCCCGTTTCTCCGCCGAACGATATACGATCTAAGAATGCTTCTCATCGCCGGATTCTTCTTTACCGCAAGTACGGTGGTGACCACGCTCTTCTCGGGAGTACGTCAGGCGGCGATGCAGCTTCCGCCCGGCGAAATGAGATTCACGCTTGTTAAAGTCGGCCTGCCGGCTGTGTCCGCGTTCGGCCTCACCGTCCTCCTTTACTTCTCGATTTACAGATTCCTCTCGTTCGGAAAATTAAAATCGGCGCCGGCACTGTTCGGTGCCTTTTGGGCGGCAGTCCTTTATGAGGTCGCGAAGAACTTTTTCGCATTATACATCACGAAAATTGGAAATCTCGGAGAAGTGTACGGCGCTTTGGAAATCGGCATCGGACTCCTCCTTTGGATTTTCTATTCCACCTGCGTCTTCATATTCGGCGTGGAGCTTGCGATAGTGAACTCCAAACGGAAAGCCCTCCTTATGGGAGCACCCGCATGATCGGTCGATGCAACGCGATCCGTCGCTTTACAATTTTCAATCAGACATCATGTTGTATCGGTCCGTCAGCCTTTCCTTCGGGTTGCCTGCATGGTCCCGAAGGAAGAAACCGTTTCGTCAAGAATTAAATTCAGAGTTAAGAAAATGTCACAAAAAATTTTTCATTTTGCGGTTGAAAGAAAAAAAGTTTACGAACTCGCTTACAACTTACGCTGGACTTACAACTGTCGAGTCCAGAACTTCTTCGCTAAGCTTAGCCCGCGCGTATGGGAACATTCGAACCATAATCCGATTCAAGTGCTTAATGAAATAAGCGAAGAGGAATTGCGATCAAGGTTAATGAACAAGGAATTGCGCGACGAGTTGAATGTGTCCTACGATTCGCTTCAGAATTATCTGAAGATTGTCCGTAAACCTGTTCCTGCTTTCAAACGTTTTGACAAGCATCCGGTTGCCTACTTCAGCGCTGAAGTCGGGCTCCACGAGAGTATTCCTGTCTATTCCGGCGGTCTCGGCGTGCTTTCGGGCGATCATACAAAAAGCGCAAGCGATATCGGACTGAATTTCGTCGCCGTGACTCTCTTCTACCGGCAGGGATATTTCGTACAGAAGATCAGCAGCGACGGTTATCAGCAGGAAGAGTACCGTGAGACAGATTTTCACCGGCTGCCGATCGTCCCCGTTACGGATGAAGGTGGAAACATGGTGAAGGTCCAAGTGCAGATTGGAAGAAGCACAATTTCAGTAGGCGCATACAAAGCCGTTGTAGGTCGCTCCCTCCTTTATCTCCTGGAGACAAATCTGCCTGAAAACGAGGAACATTACCGAGACCTGACCGCACGAGTATATGGCGGTGACAGCACAACGAGGATCCTGCAGGAGATCGTGCTGGGTATCGGTGGAACGAAATTCCTGAAAGAACTCGAGCTGGAGCCGGCCGTATACCACATGAACGAGGGACATTCCGCGTTCCTCACGCTGGAACTTCTGCACGAGCAGCTGTTGTCGGGCAAGCCGCTTGAGCGCGCGATTGAAGAAGTGAAGAAGAAATGTGTCTTCACAACTCATACTCCGGTAGCGGCCGGCCATGACAGGTTCACACTGGACCTGATCAATTTCAGCCTGAGCGGTTTCATTTCATCGTTCGGAATTACGCCCGACGATTTCATGAAGTTCGGCCGCGTTAATCCTGACGACAAAACTGAGACGTTCTGCATGACGGTCCTCGCTCTGAAGATGAGCAGGGGAGCAAACGCGGTAAGCGAACTCAACGGGAAAATCAGCAGACAGATGTGGACGGCGCTCTACCCGGGGCGAAAGCCGAACGAGGTGCCCATAGGTCATATCACGAATGGCATTCACAGTTCGACATGGATTTCTCATGAAGCGTGCGCGCTCTACGAAAAGCTTCTGGGACCGAACTGGCTCGGGAAGCTCGATCGTCCGTCAGAGTGGAAAGCTGCTGTCGACAGGATCCCTGACGAGGAACTTTGGGCATTGAGATATGCGCTTCGCAGGAGTCTCATTGAGTTTGTCAGACGCCGGCTGAAAAGGCAGCTCCTGAGGTACGGCAATTCATCGGGCTGGGCGGAGAAGACTCTTTCGCCCGACGCACTGACGATCGGTTTTTCGAGACGGTTCGCAACTTACAAGCGCGCGCCGCTAATTTTCTCGGACATGGAGAGAGCAGCCAGGCTTTTCGGTGACCCGAAGCTCCCGATTCAGATAATCTTCAGCGGAAAGGCTCACCCGCGCGACGACGCAGGGAAGTCTTACATCCAGCAAATGATGCACCTTAGCCGCGATCCGCGATTTACCGGCAAGGTTGTGTTTGTCGAAGATTATGATATGGGTGTCGCACGACATCTTGTTTCAGGATGCGACATCTGGCTGAATAACCCCCGACGCCCTCTCGAAGCAAGCGGGACGAGCGGCGAGAAAGTCATCCTGAACGGCGGATTGAATTGCAGCGTGATGGACGGTTGGTGGCGTGAAGCATGCAATGGGAAAAATGGCTTTCAAATCGGTGAGGACAAAGACTTGCAGGTCTCAGTTGAAGAACAAGATAGAATTGATTCCGTAAATTTGTACGACGTCATAGAGAGCAAGATTGTACCTCTTTTTTATGATCGTGACGCTTCCGGACTTCCTCTGAAATGGCTGAAGATGGTGAGGGAATCGATTCGGACAATCGCGCCGGTGTACAACACTGCACGAATGGTGAGAGAATACGTGAATAGCTACTATATACAAAAATGAAAGACGTTTTTTGCCATGACTAAAACTGATGAACTTTGCATAAATACAATTAGGTTTCTGGCGGTCGACGCGGTGCAAAAAGCAAATTCGGGACATCCGGGGATGCCTATGGGGACGGCGCCCATCGGCTACAC encodes:
- a CDS encoding YihY/virulence factor BrkB family protein, which codes for MKNLFQFSSKMLKPFVSYLTAASQSARSHEIFFYSSALSFQVVLCLIPTVFLVMWALGTFLSRETLLKQLETIITFALPQRPRSGDDIKEMVLDRARVFTQHRRLFGVVGFVGFFWTSLALIGTLRNTIFHVVGIDVKRPFLRRTIYDLRMLLIAGFFFTASTVVTTLFSGVRQAAMQLPPGEMRFTLVKVGLPAVSAFGLTVLLYFSIYRFLSFGKLKSAPALFGAFWAAVLYEVAKNFFALYITKIGNLGEVYGALEIGIGLLLWIFYSTCVFIFGVELAIVNSKRKALLMGAPA
- the glgP gene encoding alpha-glucan family phosphorylase, whose amino-acid sequence is MSQKIFHFAVERKKVYELAYNLRWTYNCRVQNFFAKLSPRVWEHSNHNPIQVLNEISEEELRSRLMNKELRDELNVSYDSLQNYLKIVRKPVPAFKRFDKHPVAYFSAEVGLHESIPVYSGGLGVLSGDHTKSASDIGLNFVAVTLFYRQGYFVQKISSDGYQQEEYRETDFHRLPIVPVTDEGGNMVKVQVQIGRSTISVGAYKAVVGRSLLYLLETNLPENEEHYRDLTARVYGGDSTTRILQEIVLGIGGTKFLKELELEPAVYHMNEGHSAFLTLELLHEQLLSGKPLERAIEEVKKKCVFTTHTPVAAGHDRFTLDLINFSLSGFISSFGITPDDFMKFGRVNPDDKTETFCMTVLALKMSRGANAVSELNGKISRQMWTALYPGRKPNEVPIGHITNGIHSSTWISHEACALYEKLLGPNWLGKLDRPSEWKAAVDRIPDEELWALRYALRRSLIEFVRRRLKRQLLRYGNSSGWAEKTLSPDALTIGFSRRFATYKRAPLIFSDMERAARLFGDPKLPIQIIFSGKAHPRDDAGKSYIQQMMHLSRDPRFTGKVVFVEDYDMGVARHLVSGCDIWLNNPRRPLEASGTSGEKVILNGGLNCSVMDGWWREACNGKNGFQIGEDKDLQVSVEEQDRIDSVNLYDVIESKIVPLFYDRDASGLPLKWLKMVRESIRTIAPVYNTARMVREYVNSYYIQK